A region of the Paracoccaceae bacterium genome:
CCCGAACGGCGGCAGGCCGCTGGCCTTGGGGCCGTCCACGTTGCAGGATCGGCAAAAGGCGGCCCGCGCGGGACCGAGAATCTGGGGGAGGGAACGACCGATGCTTCGTGACATCGTGGTGGTGGCCAGCGGCGACCTGCGGGAAAGCGCCAATGTCAAATGCTGGCCCGCCCAGCAAGAGATGGAGGCCGGACTGGCCCGCGCGCTCGCCCGCTTTGGCGCAACCGTGCGTCGCGGGCACCCGGTAAAGCCCGATCTTGGCCATGGCTTCATCGCCACGCAGGCCGAAGGGATCGCTGCGTTCCGCGACATCGACCCCGGCGCCCCCCTGATCGTGGCCGAGGCGGTCTGGCAGTATTCGCAGAACATCCTGGGCGGGCTGATCGGCCATCGCGGCCCGATCCTGACGGTGGCGAACTGGTCGGGCACCTGGCCGGGGCTGGTGGGGCTCTTGAACCTGAACGGATCGTTGACCAAGGCCGGGGTGCGCTATTCCACCCTGTGGAGCGCGGATTTCACCGATGACTGGTTCCTGACCCGCCTGAAGGAATGGCTGGATACCGGGACCGTCACCCATGATGCGCGCCATGTCGCACCGTTCGACCCCGCGCGCGTTCCCGCCGACCTGGCGGCAACTGCGAAGGGCATCGCCGCAGACCTGCGCCGCAACCGGTCGATCATGGGCATCTTCGACGAAGGCTGCATGGGCATGTACAACGCCATCATTCCCGATGAGCTTCTGTTCCCGCTCGGCGTGTTCAAGGAGCGGCTGTCGCAGTCGTCGCTCTATCACGCCACGACCGAGGTTCCCATGACCGAGGCGCGGGCGGCGTACGACTGGCTGTTGGCGCGGGGCATGACCTTTCATCTGGGCACCGACGAGGCAACGGAACTGACGCTGCCGCAGGTGCTGGACCAGTGCCGGATGTATGTGGCGGCCGTGCGCATGGCGGAACAGTTCGGCTGCGAAACCATCGGCATCCAGTACCAGCAGGGGCTGAAGGACCTGCTGCCCGCCTCGGACCTGGTGGAGGGGCTGCTGAACAACGACGACCGCCCGCCCGTTGCCGGATCGGACGGCCGCCCGATCCGCGACGGTCAGGCGATCCCGCATTTCAACGAAGTGGACGAATGCGCAGGGCTCGACGCACTGTTCACCAACCGCATCCACCGCGCCATGGGGCAGCCCGTGGAAACGACGCTTCACGACCTGCGCTGGGGGGACGAGGACCCGACGGGCACGGTGGCCGAGTATGTATGGGTTCTGGAAATCTCGGGCGCCGCCCCGCCCGCGCATCATGCGGGGGGCTACAAGGGATCGGATTCGTTGCGCCAGCCCGCGATGTTCTTTCGCAAGGGCGGCGGCACCCTGCGCGGCGTGGCCCGCCCGGGTGAGACCGTCTGGTCGCGCATCTTCGTGATGGAGGGGCGGCTGCACATGGACCTTGGCCGCGGCAGCGCGGTTTCCTTGCCGCAGGCCGAAACGAATCGCCGCTGGTCGCTGACCAATGCGGAATGGCCGCTGATGCACGGGGTTCTGCATGGCGTGACGCGCGACCAGATGATGGCGCGGCACAAGGCGAACCACATCCAGGTCGTCTATGCCACCGATGCCGCCGCCGCCGATGCCGCGATGCTGTCCAAGGCGATGCTGGCGCATGATCTGGGACTGACCGTATCGCTGTGCGGTACGCGCGCCGACGGGACACCGCTGCAATGACCGCGCCCCTGTTCATCGGGGTAGACGTGGGCACGGGTAGCGTGCGGGCCGGCGTGTTCGATGCGGCGGGCACCCTGCTGGGCCACACCGCCCATCCCATCCGCATCTGGAGGGACGCGGGCGGCATTGTCGAGCAATCGTCGGCCGACATCTGGGCCGCCGTCCGTGCATCGGTCGCGGGCGCGGTGGCGGCAGCGGGGACGGAGCCCGAGCAGGTAGCCGGGATCGGATTTGACGCCACCTGTTCGATGGTGGTGGTGGACCGGGAGGGATTGCCGATGGCCGTCGGCCCGTCCGAGGATCCGGACCGCAACGTCATTGTCTGGATGGACCACCGCGCGACATCCGAAGCGGCCGAGATCAACGCGGGCGGCCACGATGTGCTGCGCTATGTGGGCGGCACCATCTCGCCCGAGATGCAGACGCCGAAACTCCTCTGGCTGGCCCGGCACCGACCGCAGACCTTCGCGCAGGCGGGGCTGTTTCTGGACCTGCCCGATTACCTGACATGGCGGGCGACGGGCGATGCCGCGCGGTCAGCCTGCACGGTGGTCTGCAAGTGGACCTATCTTGGCCACGAGAACCGCTGGGATGACGCCTATTTCCGCGCCATCGGGCTGGGCACCCTGGCGGATGAGGGGTTCGCCCGCATTGGCGAGCGGGTGGCCGACATCGGCAGCGCGCGGGGGTCCGGCCTGACCGAAGCCGCCGCACGGGACCTTGGGCTGCGGCCCGGCACGGCCGTCGGGGCCGCCCTGATCGACGCGCACAGCGGCGGTGTGGGGTCCATCGGGGCGGGCGGGGCCGATCCTTCGCGTGAGATGGCATTGATCGCGGGCACCTCGGCCTGCACGATGACGGTAACGCGCGAGGCCAGTTTCGTACCCGGGGTCTGGGGACCCTACAGCGGGGCCATGCTGCCCGGCTGGTGGCTGAATGAAGGCGGGCAATCCGCGTATGGCGCGGCGCTGGATCACGTGCTGGCGATGCACCCAGCGAGCGCCCCGGCGTCGCAGGCTGCCGCGGAACGGTCCCTGCCCGAGTACCTGGAGGCTTTGGCGGTGGCACGCGCCGGATCGGTTGAAGCGGCGGCGCAGATCGCGCCGGGCCTGCATGTCCTGCCCGAATTTCTGGGCAACAGGTCGCCAGAGGCCGATCCCCATGCCACCGCCGTCATCGCGGGCCTGCGGCTGGAGACCGGCATCGAGAGCCTTGTGGACCTGTTCGTGGCGACGCTGCGGGGTCTGTGTCAGGGCACGGTCGATATTGTCGAACGGCTGCGCGGCCACGGGCAGGCCATCGACACCATCGTTCTGTCCGGCGGGGCCGCGCGCAGTGCCCTGCTGCGCCGCATCCTGTCGGACGCGACGCGCTGCCGTGTCGCTCTGTCCGCCTCACCCGAACCCGTGCTGCTGGGGGCCGCGATGCTGGGGGCGGTGGCCTCGGGGCATCGGACAAGCCTTGAGGACGCAGCGTCGGCGATGGTCAGCCGCGGCGCCGAAATCGCGCCCGACCCGCTGACCATGGACTTCCACAGCCGACAGCGGCGCGCGCATGGCCTGCTCAAGGGACTGGAACGGCACTTGCGCGCCGAAGCAGGCTAGGGTCGCACCGTTTCGGGCCGATAGCCCAGCTGCAGGGAAATGGTCTGCGCATGATGGCGCACCAGATCGGCATAGGCCGCGATGCGGTCGGGCGTGAAGCGTCGCGCCTGCCCGCTGACGCTGATCGCGGCAAAGACGCTGCCGGTGGCGTTGCGGATGGGCGCAGCGACACATTTCGTGTTGGGTGCCAGTTCTTCGTTGTCGATTGCGTAGCCGCGTTCGCGGATGCGGGTCAGGTCGTCACGCAGTCCTGCCGGATCGGTGATGGTGTTCGGCGCAAGGCGCGGCAGACCCCGCGCAATGAAGCGCTCGATCGCCGCAGGGGGCTGGTGCGCCAGAGCCACCTTGCCGGATGCGGTCGCATGGGCGGGTGAGGATTCCAGCACGAACAGCGTGTTCACGCGGGTGCCGTCAGGGTCGGTCCGGTTGATGACGGTCGAGCTTTTGCCGTCGAACACCGACAGATGCACGGTCTCGCCGCTGGCGCGCGTCAGCGCCTCGACGGACGCATTCGCCTCGCGGTGCAGGTCCATGTTGGCAAGAACCGTGGTGCCCAGTTCGAACAGCTTCATCCCCAGCCGGTACTGGTCGCGGTCGCGTTCCTGATCGACGAGTCCCAGATCGCGCATGGTTCGCATGATCCGATGCACCGTGCCGCGTGGTATGCCGGTGCGCATCGCGATCTCGGCGGCGGAAAGCTTGCGCTCCACGGTCGAAAAGCAGTCAAGGATCGCCATCATCTTGACCAGACTCTTCAGGTTGTCCGCACTCATCGCTGCACCGTCTGGACCCGCACGACGACAAAGAGTCACTTCCATTGCGGACTTGCAAGGCCGGAGCCGCGCATGCCCCCGAAAATCGCGCCGATATGCATTGCCGATGTCCAAAATGGGGATTCCTATATTGTCATTTCGATCCAGTTGACCACTATGCGAACATATGACAGGTATTGATCGACATCGGGACAGCACTGTTCCTGCCCGAAAACACCTGCAGGAGATGACATGGCCAGGCTTTTGACCAAGGAAGACGTCGTTGGAATATTCCCGCCGGTCGTCTCGCCCTTCACCAAGGACGAAGAGCTTGACCTGCCCGCGCTGCGCCGGGAAATCGAGTTCAACATCGCGCATGGGGTGACCGGCGTCTGCGTCGGAGGGTCGACGGGCGAGGGACACGCACTGGACGCACAAGACCTTGGCCATCTGGTCAAGACAGCGCAGGACACGGCGGCGGGCCGCGTGCCGGTGATGGCGGGGATCATCACCACCTCGACCCGCGAGGCGGTGAAGAAGGCCAAGGTGGCGCGCGACGCGGGCGCACAGGCGGTGATGGTGACGCCGCCGATCTACCAGATCTGCTCGGACGACGGGATCTATGACTTCTACGCCACGATCCACAAGGAATCGGGGCTGCCCACGATGGTCTACAATGTGCTGACCTTCGCCCCCGTGACCGTGCCCCTGATGCAGCGCATGGCTGCGAACCAGCAGGAAACCGGCCTGATCGCCACCAAGGAATCCATCGGCGGCAGCCTGGAAACGCTGACCGCCCTCCTGGACACGATCGGCGAAAAGATCTCGGTGACGTGGGCGCACGACTGGCTGCTCTATCCCGGCCTTGCCATCGGGGCGACGGGGTCGGTGTCCGGCGCGGCGGCCCTGCTGCCTGCGCATTGCATCGCGCTGTGGAACGCGGTGCAGTCGGGCGACGTGGCCCATGCGCAGCAGTTGCACTTTGCCATCACCGACGTGTGCAGCCAGATCAGCCGGTACAACTGGCCCGCGGGCGTCAAGGCCTGCATCAACATGCAGGGCCGCAACGTGGGCCCCTGCCGCGCGCCCTTCAACCGCGTGCCGGATGAACAGCTTGACCGCATCGCCGCCGCGCTGAAACGCGCCAATGCGATGGACCTGTCGAAAGCAGCCTGATCGGACTGGCGGAGGGTGCCCTGTGAAAAAGATCCTGAACGACCCTTTCACCTATGCCGACCAGACCCTTGCGGGGCTGTGCCGAGCCTATCCGCAGTACTACCGCCTTGTGGATGGCACCACGCGCGTGATCGCGCGCGCGGGCAGCCCCCGGCCCGGCAAGGTGGGCATCGTGTCGGGCGGCGGGTCGGGGCACCTTCCGGTTTTCACGGGCTATGTCGGCCCGGGCTTTCTGGACGCAGTGGCCAGCGGCGATGTCTTTGCCTCGCCCTCGGCCGACGAGATGGCCACAGCGATCCGCGCCGCGGATGCAGGCGCAGGAGTGCTGCGCCTGTATGGCAACTATGGCGGCGACGTCATGAACTTCGACATGGCGGGCGATCTGGCCGAGATGGACGGGATCACCTGCACCACCGTTCTTCTGGCGGATGACGTGGCGAGCGCCCCCTTGGTCGAGCGCGAAAAGCGGCGCGGTGTGGCGGGCATGGTGCTGGCCTTCAAGATCGCGGGGGCGGCGGCCGAGGCGGGGCTGGATCTGGCCGGTGTCACGCAGGTTGCCCAGAGGGCGGCCGATGGCTGCCGCAGCATGGGCGTCGCGCTGTCGCCCTGCATCGTGCCGCAGGCGGGCAGGCCCACCTTCACCCTGGCCGGTGACGAGATGGAGATCGGCATGGGCATCCACGGTGAACCGGGCGTCATGCGCGGCAAGCTGCAGACAGCCGACCAGATCGCGGACGCGATGCTGGACCCGATCCTGGCCGATCTGTCGCTTGCGCGCGGAGCGCGCGTGGCGGTGCTGGTCAACAGCCTGGGCGCTACCCCGGTCGAGGAGTTGTTCATTCTGTACAACCGGATCGCGGACCGGCTGGAGGCCGCGGGGATCACGCCCGCCCATCGCATCGTGGGGCGCTATGCGACCTCGATGGAAATGGCGGGCGCCTCGGTCTCGTTGCTGCCGCTGGATGATGAACTTGCGGGCTATCTGGCCGCCCCCGCGGAATGCGCCTTCTGGAAGGTGTGACCATGGCAATGACGACGGCTTCGCTGCAGGCGGGCATTGCCGCCGTGCTGGCACACCTGGACGACACCCACGCGATGCTGACCGAACTGGACGGACAGGTGGGCGACGGCGATCTTGGCATCACGCTGATCAAGGCCTTCCGCGAACTGAACCGCATCGCGCCCGACCTGCCCCCCGATCTGGGGCAGGCCTTCATGGTGATGGCGCAGGGGGTGGCCAAGGTGTCCAGCAGCAGCTTCGGCACCTTGCTGGCCACCAGCCTGATGACGGCGGCCAAGGCCACGCGCGGGCAGACCGCGCTGGACTGGGCCGCCCTGCCCCCGATCCTGATCGCGGGGCGCGAGGCGATGTCGGCACGCAGCAAGGCCAACCTTGGCGACAAGACGGTGCTGGATGCGCTTCAATCCGCCGCCGAGGCCGCCGAGGGGACCACCGAACCCGGCGCGATGGCCACGGCGGCCCTGTCGGGCATCGGCACCGCACTGGATGCCTTCCGCGACCAGCCCTGCAAGGTGGGCCGCGCCCGCATCTTCGGTGACCGCACCGTGGGCATGGACGATCCGGGGATGATCGCCCTGCGCGAGATGGTGAACGGACTGGCAGCGGCGACCTGAGCGAGCGACCGATCCGGGGCATCGGTTCCGAGAAGAACTACCTGCGGTTGCGAGCCGGCCTGTGCCCGTCAAACCGGACTGGACCGGAAGCGCGGCATCCAGTCGAACGATCCGGATAGGGGCGTGTATTCCGCGCCAAAGGCACCGTCATAGCCAAGCCCCGCAATCGCGGGCAGAAGCCAGGCATAGTCCACCTCGCCATGGTCAGGTTCGGCCCGGTCGGGGACGGCGGCGAACTGGATGTGGCCGATGGCGGGCAGCGCATCGCGGACGCGGTGCAGAAGATCGCCGTGCACGATCTGCATGTGGTAGCAATCAAACATCACCCGTACCGCGCCATCGGTTGCCTCAACCGCGCGCAGCGCGCCGGGCAGGTCGGACAGGAAGTAGCCCGGCGCATCGCGCGGGTTGAGGGGTTCGATCAGGATACCGATGCCATGAGGAGCGGCCTGCGCGACTGCATAGTGAAGGTTTTCGACATAGGTGGCAAAGGCCGCCTCGCCCGCCGCCTTGCCCGCCATCACGTGGATGTTCTGCGCACGCGACGCCACGGCCCATGCCACCGCCTGATCGATCGCGCCGCGGGCCTCGTTCTCGCGCCCCTGCAGGGCGGACAGGCCGAAGTCACCTGCCTGAACGTTGCCGCGCGCGGTATTGATGCCGAGCAGCGGCAGGCCCGTGTCGCGCAGCGCCGCGGCCACCGACTGCGGGTCGGTATCATAGGGCCAGTGCGTCTCGACTGCCGAAAATCCCGCTGCATGAGCGGCGCGGATCGCATCTGGCAGGGACCGGTCGCGGAACAGGAACCCGAGGTTGGCGGAAAGGCGCATCACCCATCCCATTCGATGTTGAAGTGATCGACAATCCCGCGCACCTGGTCCGGCGACAGGACCCGGGGCCGCAGCCCCTGTGTCAGCAGCATCAGTTTCGCGGTTTCCTCAAGCTCTTCCATGGCATGGGCCGCCGCCTCCAGATCGCGGGCGGCCACGACGGGGCCGTGGTGCGCCAGCAGGACGGCCGAGCGTTTGCCGGCAAGGCCGCGCACCGCATCGCCCATCGCCGGGTCCCCCGGCATGAAATAGGGCAGGAGCTTGACCCGCCCCAGACGCATGACCGAATAGGCAGTCAGGGGCGGGAACACGCAGTCCGGGTCGATGTCGGGCATCACCGACACCGCCACGGAATGGGTGGAGTGCAAATGCACAACGGCCCCCGCCCTTGCCCCACGCGTGTCGTAAAGGGCCGAATGCAGGGGCATCTCCTTTGTCGGTGCATCCCCCGACACGAACTGCCCGCTTGCGTCGAAGAGCGACAGACGCCCGGGGTCCAGATCGCCGAAGGATACCCCTGTGGGCGTGACCAGCAATCCTCCGTCCGGCAGACGGGCCGAGATGTTGCCGCTGCTTCCGGCTGTCAGACCTCGTGCGAACATCGACGCGGCGATGCGGCAGATGCTTTCGCGCAGGCGGGATCGTTCGGTCATGGGGAGGTGTCTACAGCCAGAACGCGGGCGGCCTTTGCAAAGAAATCGGGTGCGCCGAAGTTGCCCGACTTCAGAGCCAGCGTCATTCCGGTTTCAGGCACCCGCAGGGCAGGCACACCGGGGTCGATCTCGGGCCCGATGGTGAAGGCCGGGATGCCCAGTGCCGACACTACCGCGCCCGAGGTTTCGCCACCGGCCACGACCAGCCGTTTCACACCCCGTGCCGCAAGTTCGCGGGCAAGGGCTGCAAAGAACGCCTCGACCTGGTGGGCGATGCGGTCGCGGCCATGGCGCGCCTGTGCTTCGGCGACTGTCTCGGGGTCGGCCGAGGACCAGACGAGCGGCGGACCTTCCGCGCCCTGCGCTGCCATCACCCACGCGGCCACGGAAGCCGGATCGGCGGTGCCCGCAATGATGTCATCCGCCGTCACCTCGCGCGCAGGATGGCGCGCACGGTGTTCGGCGATCTGGCGGCGGCTTGCGACCGAGCATGACCCGCACAGCGCGGCCATGGGCCCTGCACTTCCCTGCCATTCCATGCCCGCCTGCCCCATCAGCCCCGCGCGGCGGAAATTCGCGGGCAAGCCAAGGGCAATGCCCGACCCGCCGCTGATCAGCACGTCATCCGCAGCAGCGGCGCCGATGGCCACAAGGTCGGCGTCGTGGATCGCATCCGCGACCAGATAGCGCGCGCCCTGTGCGACCGCTGCCTGCATGGCCGTGGCGATGGCCGCCGGGCCCGCCATCACGGTGGAATGGGGCACATGGCCCACACCCCGCGCTGTCTGCCGCGACAACCAGCGCCGCAGGTCGGGGTCGGTCATCGGTGTCAGGGGATGGTTCTGCATGCCGGACTCGCTCAGCAGCCTGTCCCCGACGAACAGATGGCCCTGATAGATGGACCGCCCCGTGGCCGGAAATGCCGGGCAGACGATCGCATGGGGCGCCCCCAGCGAGTCGCTCAGCGCATCCAGCACCGGGCCGATGTTGCCCTCCGGCGTGGAATCAAAGGTCGAGCAATACTTGAACAGGATCTGTCGGCAGCCCTGCCCCCGCAGCCATTTCAGCGCGGCCAACGACTGCTCCACCGCGACCGCCGCAGGTGCCGTGCGGGTCTTCAGCGCGACCACCCCTGCCTCAACCCACGGCCCCGCATCCATGGCCGGCACGCCGTTGAACTGGACCGTGCGCATCCCGCCCTTTGACAGGGTGTTGGCGAGGTCTGATGACCCGGTGAAATCGTCGCCAATGCACCCCAGAAGCATCGCGTCCCCCTACCGCGCCTCAGCAATGCTGCCGGGGTCAAGGCCCAGCAGGTGCCCTGCCACGTGGCCGAACTGCGCGGCCACCATTTCCGGCCCGGTCTGCACGCGCAAACCCCGTGCCTGTGCTGCGACCAGCCAAGGGGTCATCGCAGGCGTGGGCACCACATCCACCACAAGGCAATCGGGGGGCAGCAGGGTCACATCGAATGGCAGCACCGTTTCGCCGTTCATGCCCAGTGGGGTGGCGTTGCAGGCGACGTCCGGGCGCAGGTCGGCGGGCACGTCGGTCGCCACCCGAAGCGCGGGAAACGCCGCCGACAGCCGCGCGACCAGCACGTCGCGCCGTGCCGCGTCCAGGTCCAGCACCGCGATCCGCGCGATGCCGCGCCGTGCCGCCTCATGCGCGATGGCCGACCCGGCACCGCCTGCGCCGATCAGCAGCAGTTCGCCCCCCCTGAGGCGCGCACCATGGCCCGCCATGGCGGAAACACAGCCGATGCCATCGGTCATGGTGCCGGTCAGCCGGCCATCGGTCTCGCGGCGGATCACGTTGCAGGCCGCGTTGAAGGCCGCCGCCCCGTCGGCATGATCGAGCAGGGGATAGGCCGCCTGCTTGTGCGGATAGGTGACGACCGCGCCGACGCAACCCTGCCAGTGCCGCATCACGGACAGCAGCGCAGGCAAACCGGCCTCGTCCACCGCTGCGCCCA
Encoded here:
- a CDS encoding dihydrodipicolinate synthase family protein, with translation MARLLTKEDVVGIFPPVVSPFTKDEELDLPALRREIEFNIAHGVTGVCVGGSTGEGHALDAQDLGHLVKTAQDTAAGRVPVMAGIITTSTREAVKKAKVARDAGAQAVMVTPPIYQICSDDGIYDFYATIHKESGLPTMVYNVLTFAPVTVPLMQRMAANQQETGLIATKESIGGSLETLTALLDTIGEKISVTWAHDWLLYPGLAIGATGSVSGAAALLPAHCIALWNAVQSGDVAHAQQLHFAITDVCSQISRYNWPAGVKACINMQGRNVGPCRAPFNRVPDEQLDRIAAALKRANAMDLSKAA
- a CDS encoding four-carbon acid sugar kinase family protein, yielding MLLGCIGDDFTGSSDLANTLSKGGMRTVQFNGVPAMDAGPWVEAGVVALKTRTAPAAVAVEQSLAALKWLRGQGCRQILFKYCSTFDSTPEGNIGPVLDALSDSLGAPHAIVCPAFPATGRSIYQGHLFVGDRLLSESGMQNHPLTPMTDPDLRRWLSRQTARGVGHVPHSTVMAGPAAIATAMQAAVAQGARYLVADAIHDADLVAIGAAAADDVLISGGSGIALGLPANFRRAGLMGQAGMEWQGSAGPMAALCGSCSVASRRQIAEHRARHPAREVTADDIIAGTADPASVAAWVMAAQGAEGPPLVWSSADPETVAEAQARHGRDRIAHQVEAFFAALARELAARGVKRLVVAGGETSGAVVSALGIPAFTIGPEIDPGVPALRVPETGMTLALKSGNFGAPDFFAKAARVLAVDTSP
- a CDS encoding fucose isomerase → MLRDIVVVASGDLRESANVKCWPAQQEMEAGLARALARFGATVRRGHPVKPDLGHGFIATQAEGIAAFRDIDPGAPLIVAEAVWQYSQNILGGLIGHRGPILTVANWSGTWPGLVGLLNLNGSLTKAGVRYSTLWSADFTDDWFLTRLKEWLDTGTVTHDARHVAPFDPARVPADLAATAKGIAADLRRNRSIMGIFDEGCMGMYNAIIPDELLFPLGVFKERLSQSSLYHATTEVPMTEARAAYDWLLARGMTFHLGTDEATELTLPQVLDQCRMYVAAVRMAEQFGCETIGIQYQQGLKDLLPASDLVEGLLNNDDRPPVAGSDGRPIRDGQAIPHFNEVDECAGLDALFTNRIHRAMGQPVETTLHDLRWGDEDPTGTVAEYVWVLEISGAAPPAHHAGGYKGSDSLRQPAMFFRKGGGTLRGVARPGETVWSRIFVMEGRLHMDLGRGSAVSLPQAETNRRWSLTNAEWPLMHGVLHGVTRDQMMARHKANHIQVVYATDAAAADAAMLSKAMLAHDLGLTVSLCGTRADGTPLQ
- the dhaK gene encoding dihydroxyacetone kinase subunit DhaK, producing MKKILNDPFTYADQTLAGLCRAYPQYYRLVDGTTRVIARAGSPRPGKVGIVSGGGSGHLPVFTGYVGPGFLDAVASGDVFASPSADEMATAIRAADAGAGVLRLYGNYGGDVMNFDMAGDLAEMDGITCTTVLLADDVASAPLVEREKRRGVAGMVLAFKIAGAAAEAGLDLAGVTQVAQRAADGCRSMGVALSPCIVPQAGRPTFTLAGDEMEIGMGIHGEPGVMRGKLQTADQIADAMLDPILADLSLARGARVAVLVNSLGATPVEELFILYNRIADRLEAAGITPAHRIVGRYATSMEMAGASVSLLPLDDELAGYLAAPAECAFWKV
- a CDS encoding FGGY-family carbohydrate kinase, which codes for MTAPLFIGVDVGTGSVRAGVFDAAGTLLGHTAHPIRIWRDAGGIVEQSSADIWAAVRASVAGAVAAAGTEPEQVAGIGFDATCSMVVVDREGLPMAVGPSEDPDRNVIVWMDHRATSEAAEINAGGHDVLRYVGGTISPEMQTPKLLWLARHRPQTFAQAGLFLDLPDYLTWRATGDAARSACTVVCKWTYLGHENRWDDAYFRAIGLGTLADEGFARIGERVADIGSARGSGLTEAAARDLGLRPGTAVGAALIDAHSGGVGSIGAGGADPSREMALIAGTSACTMTVTREASFVPGVWGPYSGAMLPGWWLNEGGQSAYGAALDHVLAMHPASAPASQAAAERSLPEYLEALAVARAGSVEAAAQIAPGLHVLPEFLGNRSPEADPHATAVIAGLRLETGIESLVDLFVATLRGLCQGTVDIVERLRGHGQAIDTIVLSGGAARSALLRRILSDATRCRVALSASPEPVLLGAAMLGAVASGHRTSLEDAASAMVSRGAEIAPDPLTMDFHSRQRRAHGLLKGLERHLRAEAG
- a CDS encoding TIM barrel protein translates to MRLSANLGFLFRDRSLPDAIRAAHAAGFSAVETHWPYDTDPQSVAAALRDTGLPLLGINTARGNVQAGDFGLSALQGRENEARGAIDQAVAWAVASRAQNIHVMAGKAAGEAAFATYVENLHYAVAQAAPHGIGILIEPLNPRDAPGYFLSDLPGALRAVEATDGAVRVMFDCYHMQIVHGDLLHRVRDALPAIGHIQFAAVPDRAEPDHGEVDYAWLLPAIAGLGYDGAFGAEYTPLSGSFDWMPRFRSSPV
- a CDS encoding IclR family transcriptional regulator, which gives rise to MMAILDCFSTVERKLSAAEIAMRTGIPRGTVHRIMRTMRDLGLVDQERDRDQYRLGMKLFELGTTVLANMDLHREANASVEALTRASGETVHLSVFDGKSSTVINRTDPDGTRVNTLFVLESSPAHATASGKVALAHQPPAAIERFIARGLPRLAPNTITDPAGLRDDLTRIRERGYAIDNEELAPNTKCVAAPIRNATGSVFAAISVSGQARRFTPDRIAAYADLVRHHAQTISLQLGYRPETVRP
- a CDS encoding aldolase — its product is MTERSRLRESICRIAASMFARGLTAGSSGNISARLPDGGLLVTPTGVSFGDLDPGRLSLFDASGQFVSGDAPTKEMPLHSALYDTRGARAGAVVHLHSTHSVAVSVMPDIDPDCVFPPLTAYSVMRLGRVKLLPYFMPGDPAMGDAVRGLAGKRSAVLLAHHGPVVAARDLEAAAHAMEELEETAKLMLLTQGLRPRVLSPDQVRGIVDHFNIEWDG
- a CDS encoding dihydroxyacetone kinase subunit L translates to MRLLEGVTMAMTTASLQAGIAAVLAHLDDTHAMLTELDGQVGDGDLGITLIKAFRELNRIAPDLPPDLGQAFMVMAQGVAKVSSSSFGTLLATSLMTAAKATRGQTALDWAALPPILIAGREAMSARSKANLGDKTVLDALQSAAEAAEGTTEPGAMATAALSGIGTALDAFRDQPCKVGRARIFGDRTVGMDDPGMIALREMVNGLAAAT